Proteins from a genomic interval of Fundulus heteroclitus isolate FHET01 chromosome 21, MU-UCD_Fhet_4.1, whole genome shotgun sequence:
- the LOC110366451 gene encoding leukocyte cysteine proteinase inhibitor 1-like, with translation MSCGGWSGPKPADGDVCMLTKWMWNQSERKTDRRYKEFNAVEYRSQVVAGYNYVIKVQVGGNDYVHLMIFQSLVHDDKITIEFLGVRGGYKREDPLVPF, from the exons ATGAGCTGTGGAGGATGGTCAGGGCCAAAACCCGCAGATGGGGATGTGTGCATGCTTACTAAATGG ATgtggaaccaatcagagagaaaaacagacagaagGTACAAGGAATTCAATGCAGTTGAATACCGGTCACAGGTTGTGGCAGGGTATAACTATGTCATCAAG GTTCAGGTTGGAGGAAATGACTATGTTCATCTGATGATCTTCCAAAGCCTTGTGCATGACGACAAAATTACAATAGAATTTCTAGGAGTGCGTGGTGGCTACAAACGAGAAGATCCTCTTGTACCATTCTAG